Proteins encoded in a region of the Frondihabitans sp. 762G35 genome:
- a CDS encoding sensor histidine kinase codes for MGEPGGPSGRSGGSRPRRGSLRLRITLAAIAIVGVTLVGASAVFAVVQRAVLEQGIRSSATADAERVLARLETGATPDAAVEVDSSVESGFVAVASASSGVVLATGGDPDSMRLYRESAPAVQSGTLVLGGQRYLVSSTDATDRSTPAPTVTITPPADDRGGRSGSDGASTGAASAVPDDSTSGSSGGSGRSSGGSGSSGGSSGSTSGGSGSGGSGSSGGSGSGGSGSGGSGSSGGSSTGGGADDALSALTPGWLSSSGTAASSSAAGPSAAGSTAAGSGPAAQYLVLAARSTAAAEATERATVSTLAVLIPILLLVMAATTWFVVGRALRPVERMRREVAGITASQLSRRLPDPGGADEISRLASTLNDMLDRLDSAAAAQRRFVSDASHELRSPLAVMRQHAEVAKSYPESLPPGQLAETVLAEGDRLADLVSAMLLLARADEGALARTVHTVDLDDVVLAEASRLRATGRLVVDSSRVQAARLQGDAGLLSQVVRNLADNAARHAAGTVRLELLDDDGGSVRLAVEDDGSGIEPDERERVFERFVRLDEARARESGGSGLGLAIVRGIVAGQGGSVRVTSGELGGARFEVVLPRAAEPDAPVDAT; via the coding sequence GTGGGTGAGCCCGGCGGCCCGTCGGGGCGGTCCGGCGGGTCCAGGCCGCGCCGCGGTTCCCTGCGGCTGCGGATCACGCTCGCGGCCATCGCGATCGTCGGTGTCACGCTGGTCGGCGCTTCGGCGGTCTTCGCCGTGGTCCAGCGAGCCGTCCTCGAGCAGGGCATCCGTTCGTCGGCGACCGCCGACGCGGAGCGCGTGCTCGCTCGACTCGAGACCGGGGCGACTCCCGACGCCGCGGTGGAGGTCGACTCGTCGGTCGAGAGCGGCTTCGTGGCCGTGGCCTCCGCCTCGTCCGGGGTCGTCCTCGCGACGGGTGGCGATCCCGACTCGATGCGGCTCTACCGGGAGTCGGCGCCCGCCGTCCAGAGCGGCACCCTCGTGCTCGGCGGGCAGCGGTATCTCGTCTCGTCGACCGACGCCACCGATCGGTCGACGCCCGCGCCGACGGTGACGATCACGCCGCCGGCCGACGACCGCGGGGGCAGGTCCGGGTCGGATGGCGCGTCGACGGGCGCCGCGTCGGCGGTGCCGGACGACTCGACCTCGGGATCGAGCGGCGGGTCCGGCCGGTCTTCGGGCGGCTCGGGGAGCTCGGGTGGTTCGAGCGGTTCGACATCCGGGGGCTCCGGTTCGGGCGGGTCCGGGAGCTCGGGCGGCTCCGGGTCCGGAGGCTCCGGGTCCGGCGGCTCCGGGTCGTCCGGTGGCTCGAGCACGGGCGGCGGCGCCGACGACGCGCTCTCGGCGCTGACGCCCGGCTGGCTCTCGTCGTCGGGGACGGCGGCGTCCTCGTCGGCCGCGGGCCCGTCCGCCGCGGGTTCGACGGCCGCGGGCAGCGGCCCTGCGGCGCAGTACCTCGTGCTGGCGGCGCGGTCCACCGCGGCGGCGGAGGCGACCGAGCGCGCGACGGTGTCGACCCTGGCGGTGCTGATCCCGATCCTGCTGCTCGTCATGGCCGCGACCACGTGGTTCGTCGTCGGCCGCGCGCTGCGGCCCGTCGAGAGGATGCGCCGCGAGGTCGCCGGCATCACGGCGTCCCAGCTGTCGAGGCGACTCCCCGATCCCGGCGGTGCCGACGAGATCTCTCGCCTCGCCTCCACCCTGAACGACATGCTCGACCGCCTCGATTCGGCGGCCGCGGCTCAACGTCGTTTCGTGTCCGACGCGTCGCACGAACTGCGTTCGCCGCTCGCGGTCATGCGGCAGCACGCGGAGGTGGCGAAGTCGTACCCCGAATCGCTGCCGCCCGGCCAGCTCGCCGAGACCGTCCTCGCCGAGGGAGACCGCCTCGCCGATCTCGTCAGCGCGATGCTCCTGCTGGCGCGTGCCGACGAGGGGGCGCTGGCGCGAACGGTGCACACCGTCGATCTCGACGACGTCGTCCTGGCCGAAGCGTCCCGTCTGCGAGCCACGGGCCGACTCGTCGTCGACTCGTCGCGCGTGCAGGCCGCCCGATTGCAGGGCGACGCGGGGCTTCTCTCGCAGGTGGTGCGCAACCTCGCCGACAACGCTGCTCGACACGCGGCCGGCACCGTGCGGCTCGAGCTTCTCGACGACGACGGCGGTTCGGTCCGGCTGGCCGTGGAAGACGACGGGTCCGGCATCGAACCCGACGAGCGCGAGCGCGTGTTCGAACGCTTCGTCCGGCTCGATGAGGCGCGGGCTCGCGAATCCGGCGGCAGCGGCCTCGGCCTCGCCATCGTCCGCGGCATCGTCGCAGGGCAAGGAGGGTCGGTGCGCGTCACCTCCGGCGAGCTCGGAGGCGCCCGCTTCGAGGTGGTGCTCCCTCGCGCCGCGGAGCCCGACGCGCCCGTCGACGCCACCTGA
- a CDS encoding response regulator transcription factor → MRVLVVEDNAAFAEGLRLGLEAEGIAVDHAATGTDGLWRTQEVAYDAVILDIMLPELSGYSVCRSMREAGNWTPVVMLTAKDGEWDEVEGLDTGADDYLTKPFSFAVLLARLRALVRRGARERPTVLTAGDLRLDPASRKVWRGESPIELTTREYTVLEFLLRNAGVVVTKRQMLDDIWNDDFEGDPNIVEVYVRHLRNKLDRPFGRDAIETVRGAGYRLAADGG, encoded by the coding sequence GTGCGAGTACTGGTGGTCGAAGACAACGCCGCGTTCGCGGAAGGGCTCCGGCTCGGTCTCGAGGCCGAGGGCATCGCCGTCGACCACGCCGCCACCGGGACCGACGGGCTCTGGCGCACGCAGGAGGTCGCCTACGACGCCGTCATCCTCGACATCATGCTGCCCGAACTCTCGGGCTACAGCGTCTGCCGGTCGATGCGCGAGGCCGGCAACTGGACCCCGGTCGTCATGCTCACGGCCAAGGACGGCGAGTGGGACGAAGTCGAGGGGCTCGACACCGGCGCCGACGACTACCTGACGAAGCCGTTCTCGTTCGCGGTGCTGCTCGCTCGGCTTCGCGCGCTGGTGCGGAGGGGTGCGCGCGAGCGGCCCACGGTGCTGACCGCGGGCGACCTGCGACTCGATCCCGCGTCTCGGAAGGTCTGGCGGGGCGAGTCGCCGATCGAGCTGACCACGCGCGAGTACACGGTCCTCGAGTTCCTGCTGCGCAACGCCGGCGTCGTCGTGACCAAGCGGCAGATGCTCGACGACATCTGGAACGACGATTTCGAGGGTGACCCCAACATCGTGGAGGTCTACGTCCGGCACCTCCGCAACAAGCTCGACCGACCGTTCGGGCGCGATGCCATCGAGACGGTCCGGGGCGCCGGCTACCGGTTGGCGGCAGACGGTGGGTGA
- a CDS encoding SDR family NAD(P)-dependent oxidoreductase, with translation MARFDGRVALVTGAGSGIGEAIAKRLAGEGAAVVVTDIRLDQAERVAAAIRDASGRAAAFEQNTAIAGQSEAAVAFATETFGGLHLAVNNAGIAAAPAPIGEYDIEAWDRVRAVDLDGVFYGLRHQIPALLASGGGAIVNVSSILGSVGAANNAAYVASKHALVGLTKVAALEYTAQGVRTNAVGPGYIDTPLLRSLPAEQREALENEHAAKRLGTDVEVASLVLYLLSDEASFISGSYHLVDGGYTAH, from the coding sequence GTGGCGAGGTTCGACGGACGAGTGGCACTGGTGACCGGGGCCGGCAGCGGCATCGGCGAGGCGATCGCGAAGCGGCTGGCCGGCGAGGGGGCGGCGGTCGTCGTCACCGACATCCGACTCGACCAGGCCGAGCGCGTGGCCGCGGCCATCCGGGACGCCTCCGGTCGAGCCGCGGCGTTCGAGCAGAACACCGCGATCGCCGGGCAGTCGGAGGCGGCCGTCGCGTTCGCCACGGAGACGTTCGGTGGGCTGCACCTCGCCGTCAACAACGCCGGCATCGCCGCCGCCCCCGCCCCGATCGGCGAGTACGACATCGAGGCGTGGGATCGCGTCCGAGCGGTCGACCTCGACGGCGTCTTCTACGGCCTCCGCCACCAGATCCCGGCCCTCCTCGCCTCCGGGGGCGGCGCGATCGTGAACGTCAGCAGCATCCTCGGCTCGGTCGGCGCGGCCAACAACGCGGCCTATGTGGCCTCGAAGCACGCGCTCGTCGGCCTCACCAAGGTCGCGGCCCTCGAGTACACGGCCCAGGGGGTGCGGACGAACGCCGTCGGTCCCGGGTACATCGATACGCCGCTCCTGCGATCCCTTCCGGCGGAGCAGCGTGAGGCCCTCGAGAACGAGCACGCGGCGAAGCGGCTCGGCACCGACGTCGAGGTCGCGAGCCTGGTCCTCTACCTCCTGAGCGACGAGGCGTCGTTCATCTCCGGGTCGTACCACCTCGTCGACGGGGGCTACACGGCGCACTGA
- a CDS encoding MarR family winged helix-turn-helix transcriptional regulator has product MTDSTTTTGPVRTVPHAQLATDVRQGVLRLSRRLRQQKADTGVSDTQMAALGFLLQNEPLTIGVLSEHEGVTPPSMNRTINALVDLGYVERGTDADDRRKVILRTTTEGASFVLETRRRRDEWLVPRLARLTADERRTLAEATRILRELARS; this is encoded by the coding sequence ATGACAGACTCGACCACCACGACCGGCCCGGTGCGGACGGTCCCCCACGCCCAGCTCGCCACCGACGTCCGCCAGGGCGTCCTCCGTCTCTCGCGGCGGCTCCGTCAGCAGAAGGCCGACACGGGCGTGAGCGACACCCAGATGGCGGCGCTCGGCTTCCTCCTCCAGAACGAACCGCTCACGATCGGCGTGCTCAGCGAGCACGAGGGCGTCACGCCCCCGTCGATGAACCGCACCATCAACGCCCTCGTCGACCTGGGCTACGTCGAGCGCGGCACCGACGCCGACGACCGCCGCAAGGTGATCCTCCGCACGACGACCGAGGGCGCGAGCTTCGTGCTCGAGACGCGGCGCCGCCGGGACGAGTGGCTCGTCCCGCGGCTGGCCCGGCTGACGGCCGACGAGAGGCGCACGCTCGCCGAGGCGACGCGGATCCTGCGAGAGCTGGCGCGCTCGTGA
- a CDS encoding MFS transporter, whose amino-acid sequence MSATFRSLGVFNYRLWFGGALVSNTGTWMQSTAQDWVVLTQLTDHDATALGITMALQFLPPILMIPITGLIADRYDRRKMLMLTQGALGTLGLALGILVVTGLVQLWMVWGFALLLGIVQAIDAPIRQSFVSELVTPENLSNAVSLNSASFNGARLIGPAVAGVLIATVGSGWVFLINAASFGAVLASLRFIRVDQLQFKPTVKRAKGQIKEGFRYVRGRPDLVVVFVMIFIIGTFGMNFPIFTSTMATQEFGVGASGFGLLTSAVAVGSLSGALLSARRERPRMRVLVLASISFGVTCAIAAVMPTYWTFALVLVAVGLSSITLMTTANGTVQLGAAPQMRGRVMALYMAIFTGGTPIGAPIVGWIANTFGPRAAMGVGAGAGFAAAAVAIVWLVRAQHLRLRHRDGLHFAVRHDGDGLPATESIRLPAPQSTSR is encoded by the coding sequence GTGAGCGCGACGTTCCGCAGCCTCGGCGTCTTCAACTACCGGCTCTGGTTCGGCGGCGCGCTCGTCTCGAACACCGGCACCTGGATGCAGTCGACGGCTCAGGACTGGGTCGTGCTGACCCAGCTGACCGACCACGACGCCACCGCCCTCGGCATCACGATGGCGCTGCAGTTCCTGCCGCCGATCCTGATGATCCCAATCACGGGCCTCATCGCCGATCGCTACGACCGGCGGAAGATGCTGATGCTGACGCAGGGCGCCCTCGGCACCCTCGGCCTCGCGCTGGGCATCCTGGTCGTCACGGGACTCGTGCAGCTCTGGATGGTGTGGGGCTTCGCGCTCCTTCTCGGGATCGTCCAGGCGATCGACGCCCCCATCCGGCAGAGCTTCGTCTCGGAGCTCGTCACCCCCGAGAACCTCTCCAATGCGGTCTCGCTCAACTCGGCGTCGTTCAACGGGGCCCGACTGATCGGGCCCGCCGTGGCCGGCGTGCTCATCGCGACGGTCGGTTCGGGCTGGGTGTTCCTCATCAACGCGGCGTCGTTCGGCGCCGTCCTCGCGTCGCTCCGCTTCATCCGGGTCGACCAGCTCCAGTTCAAGCCCACCGTGAAGCGTGCCAAGGGGCAGATCAAGGAGGGCTTCCGCTACGTGCGCGGGCGCCCCGACCTCGTCGTGGTGTTCGTGATGATCTTCATCATCGGCACGTTCGGCATGAACTTCCCCATCTTCACGTCGACGATGGCGACGCAGGAGTTCGGCGTCGGTGCCAGCGGCTTCGGCCTCCTCACCTCGGCGGTGGCGGTCGGCTCCCTCTCCGGCGCGCTGCTCTCGGCCCGGCGCGAGCGACCGCGGATGCGCGTGCTCGTGCTGGCCTCGATCTCGTTCGGGGTGACCTGCGCGATCGCCGCCGTGATGCCGACGTACTGGACCTTCGCCCTCGTGCTCGTCGCGGTCGGCCTGTCGTCGATCACCCTCATGACGACCGCCAACGGCACCGTCCAGCTCGGCGCCGCCCCGCAGATGCGCGGCCGGGTGATGGCCCTGTACATGGCGATCTTCACCGGCGGCACCCCGATCGGCGCCCCCATCGTCGGCTGGATCGCCAACACGTTCGGCCCGCGTGCGGCCATGGGCGTGGGCGCAGGAGCCGGCTTCGCGGCCGCCGCCGTCGCGATCGTCTGGCTCGTGCGCGCTCAGCACCTGCGGCTCCGCCACCGCGACGGTCTGCACTTCGCCGTGCGGCACGACGGCGACGGGCTCCCGGCGACGGAGTCGATCCGGCTGCCCGCCCCGCAGTCGACGTCGCGCTAG
- a CDS encoding endo alpha-1,4 polygalactosaminidase, which produces MGTRHWSAAVAAVVALTLAAAGCTATAATTTTPSTPSARAVTLPPTTGAADYQLGGAYAPPSGVTVVTRDSTEKPARGIYSICYVNGFQTQPGASWPDDLILHTPSGAPLVDPGWPDEHLLDISTAAKRSTIAARLAPTIDSCARAGFRGVEFDNLDSYSRSKGALTLDDAVAFAGLLTTRAHRDHLAAGQKNTAELGRRGRDAARFDFAVTEECDRFSECRAFTGVYGAHVLDIEYTDDLRGTFAEVCARKATPRLTILRDRDLVARGQSGYVYRRC; this is translated from the coding sequence ATGGGGACGAGACACTGGTCGGCAGCGGTCGCCGCGGTCGTCGCGCTGACGCTGGCGGCCGCAGGATGCACGGCCACCGCCGCCACGACGACGACGCCCAGCACGCCCTCCGCCCGCGCCGTCACCCTGCCCCCGACCACCGGCGCCGCCGACTACCAGCTCGGGGGCGCCTACGCACCGCCGTCCGGCGTCACCGTGGTCACCCGCGACAGCACCGAGAAGCCCGCCCGCGGCATCTACTCGATCTGCTACGTGAACGGCTTCCAGACGCAGCCCGGTGCCTCCTGGCCGGACGACCTCATCCTGCACACGCCGTCCGGCGCCCCGCTGGTCGACCCCGGCTGGCCCGACGAGCACCTCCTCGACATCTCGACGGCGGCCAAGCGGTCGACGATCGCGGCCCGGCTCGCTCCGACCATCGACTCCTGCGCCCGCGCCGGGTTCCGGGGCGTGGAGTTCGACAACCTCGACTCCTACTCGCGGTCGAAGGGGGCCCTGACCCTCGACGACGCCGTCGCCTTCGCCGGCCTCCTCACGACCCGGGCCCACCGCGACCACCTCGCCGCCGGCCAGAAGAACACCGCGGAACTCGGACGCCGCGGGCGCGACGCGGCGCGGTTCGACTTCGCCGTGACGGAGGAGTGCGACCGGTTCTCCGAGTGCCGAGCGTTCACGGGCGTGTACGGCGCGCACGTCCTGGACATCGAGTACACCGACGACCTCCGCGGCACGTTCGCCGAGGTCTGCGCGCGCAAGGCGACGCCGCGCCTGACGATCCTGCGCGACCGCGACCTGGTCGCGCGCGGGCAGTCCGGGTACGTCTACCGTCGCTGCTGA
- a CDS encoding transglutaminase family protein, with the protein MSRLRIRHVTGFQYEGEAKASYNEARMLPASTENQFVLSSNLRIEPNSGAHDYLDYWGTRVSSFEVLQPHRQLSLTATSLIEVRSVGHPAHDLTWDQLADAASRRAEFVEQLEQTPLTEPPAEVRAIAQDAVAATSRPCDAALAICEVIGDRVQYLRGVTNVKSTASEAWEAKAGVCQDIAHITLGALRSAGIPARYVSGYLHPKPSAELRETIVGESHAWVEYFCGNWTGFDPTNLIDIGERHVVVGHGRDYNDVPPLRGVYGGSRTSKLFVTVEITREA; encoded by the coding sequence GTGAGCCGTCTCCGGATCCGGCACGTCACGGGCTTCCAGTACGAGGGCGAGGCGAAGGCGAGCTACAACGAGGCCCGCATGCTGCCCGCCTCGACCGAGAACCAGTTCGTGCTGTCGTCGAACCTCCGAATCGAGCCGAACTCCGGCGCCCACGACTACCTCGACTACTGGGGCACGCGGGTGTCGTCGTTCGAGGTGCTCCAGCCGCATCGGCAGCTCTCGCTGACGGCGACGTCGCTCATCGAGGTGCGGTCGGTCGGGCATCCCGCCCACGATCTGACCTGGGACCAGCTCGCCGACGCGGCGTCGCGCCGAGCCGAGTTCGTCGAGCAGCTCGAGCAGACGCCGCTCACGGAACCCCCGGCCGAGGTCAGGGCGATCGCGCAGGATGCCGTGGCCGCGACCTCCAGGCCGTGCGACGCCGCCCTCGCCATCTGCGAGGTCATCGGCGACCGCGTGCAGTACCTCCGAGGCGTCACCAACGTGAAGTCGACGGCGTCCGAGGCGTGGGAGGCGAAGGCCGGCGTCTGCCAGGACATCGCCCACATCACCCTCGGAGCGCTGCGGTCGGCGGGGATCCCCGCCCGGTACGTCTCCGGCTACCTCCACCCGAAACCCTCCGCGGAACTGCGCGAGACGATCGTCGGAGAGTCGCACGCGTGGGTGGAGTACTTCTGCGGGAACTGGACCGGTTTCGACCCGACGAACCTCATCGACATCGGTGAGCGGCACGTCGTCGTCGGTCACGGTCGCGACTACAACGACGTGCCGCCGCTGCGCGGTGTCTACGGCGGCAGCCGGACGTCGAAGCTGTTCGTGACCGTCGAGATCACGCGCGAGGCGTAG
- a CDS encoding alpha-E domain-containing protein yields MLSRIAESLFWIGRYIERADGTARILDVHLQLLLEDPWVEEDAACRSLLSVMGSDAPEGVEITRSDVLSMLAVDRHNSASIAFSLGAARENARRAREIVSTELWECLNTTRARMPRKVSSDKVHEFFAWVRERSALAVGIIESATSRDEVWQFFTLGRSIERADMTARLLATRTLTEASGPSWTTILRSVGAYEAYLRTYRGVPSARNAAEFLLLDRLFPRSVLFAISRAETCLREVDPNTARTASSDAGVRILGQMRSELEYKPITEILDDLPGHMDAVQSATSAASEAIRQRYFPTSAAPTWVGERS; encoded by the coding sequence ATGCTGAGCCGCATCGCCGAGAGCCTGTTCTGGATCGGCCGCTACATCGAGCGCGCCGACGGGACCGCCCGCATCCTCGACGTCCACCTCCAGCTCCTCCTCGAGGACCCGTGGGTCGAGGAGGACGCCGCCTGTCGGAGCCTCCTCAGCGTCATGGGCTCCGACGCCCCCGAGGGGGTGGAGATCACCCGGAGCGACGTCCTCTCGATGCTCGCCGTCGACCGCCACAACTCGGCCTCCATCGCGTTCTCGCTCGGAGCCGCGCGGGAGAACGCCCGGCGGGCCCGCGAGATCGTCTCGACCGAGCTCTGGGAGTGCCTCAACACCACGCGGGCCCGGATGCCCAGGAAGGTGTCGAGCGACAAGGTCCACGAGTTCTTCGCCTGGGTCCGGGAGCGGAGCGCGCTCGCCGTCGGGATCATCGAGTCGGCGACGAGCCGCGACGAGGTCTGGCAGTTCTTCACCCTGGGCCGCAGCATCGAGCGGGCCGACATGACCGCGAGGCTGCTCGCGACCAGGACGCTGACGGAGGCGTCGGGGCCGTCGTGGACGACGATTCTGCGGTCCGTCGGCGCGTACGAGGCGTACCTCCGCACCTACCGCGGGGTGCCGAGCGCCCGCAACGCCGCCGAGTTCCTCCTGCTCGACCGGCTCTTCCCGCGGAGCGTGCTCTTCGCGATCTCGCGGGCGGAGACCTGCCTCCGCGAGGTCGACCCGAACACGGCGCGGACCGCGTCGAGCGACGCCGGGGTGCGTATCCTCGGCCAGATGCGGAGCGAGCTGGAGTACAAGCCGATCACCGAGATCCTCGACGACCTGCCCGGCCACATGGACGCGGTCCAGTCGGCCACCTCCGCCGCGTCGGAGGCGATCCGCCAGCGCTACTTCCCGACCTCCGCCGCCCCGACCTGGGTGGGGGAACGCTCGTGA
- a CDS encoding circularly permuted type 2 ATP-grasp protein: MGDLFDGYAGVSNSSVRRRGPEAWDEMFQAQGRPRDMYREIHAALDTMTQDELRGRTEALANSYLAQGVTFDFAGEERPFPLDAVPRVIAQAEWVDVEAGVKQRVRALEAFLADIYGPQRAVADGVIPASLITSSNHFHRQAAGIDPANGVRIQVSGIDLIRDEVGAWRVLEDNVRVPSGVSYVISNRRVMAQTLPELFVSMRVRPVGDYPNRLLHALRKSAPVGVEDPTVVVLTPGVFNSAYYEHTLLARLMGVELVEGRDLYCSGGRVWMRTTAGPQRVDVIYRRVDDEFLDPLQFRADSVLGSPGLLMAARLGTVTIANAVGNGVADDKLVYTYLPDLIRYYLGEEALLPNVDTWRLEDPGALEEVLDRLDELVVKPVDGSGGKGLVVGPAASKRELDDLRSRLREDPRGWIAQPVVQLSTIPTLVDDGLRPRHADLRPFAVNDGDDIWVLPGGLTRVALPEGQLVVNSSQGGGSKDTWVVGVDAGTWVATQGVGMLVGEQATPTASIPIIAADHVPDQSPQDDPQQDQQSQQQQAQLPGPHQWRSEQEQQQQQHQRRGPEGPEESPSASISHGERESC; the protein is encoded by the coding sequence ATGGGTGACCTCTTCGACGGATACGCGGGCGTCTCGAACAGCAGTGTCCGGCGGCGCGGGCCGGAGGCGTGGGACGAGATGTTCCAGGCCCAGGGCCGACCGCGCGACATGTACCGCGAGATCCACGCCGCACTCGACACGATGACCCAGGACGAGCTCCGGGGCCGGACCGAGGCGCTGGCCAACTCCTACCTGGCGCAGGGGGTGACGTTCGACTTCGCCGGCGAGGAGCGCCCGTTCCCCCTCGACGCCGTGCCGCGCGTGATCGCGCAGGCCGAGTGGGTCGACGTCGAGGCCGGCGTCAAGCAGCGGGTCCGGGCGCTGGAGGCGTTCCTCGCCGACATCTACGGTCCGCAGCGGGCCGTCGCCGACGGGGTGATCCCCGCGTCCCTCATCACCTCGTCGAACCACTTCCACCGTCAGGCCGCGGGCATCGACCCGGCCAACGGGGTCCGGATCCAGGTGTCCGGCATCGACCTCATCCGGGACGAGGTCGGCGCGTGGCGCGTGCTCGAGGACAACGTGCGCGTGCCGAGCGGCGTCAGCTACGTGATCTCGAACCGGCGCGTCATGGCCCAGACGCTACCCGAGCTCTTCGTCTCGATGCGGGTGCGGCCGGTGGGCGACTACCCGAACCGGCTCCTGCACGCGCTCCGCAAGAGCGCACCCGTCGGCGTCGAGGATCCCACCGTCGTCGTCCTCACCCCGGGCGTGTTCAACTCCGCCTACTACGAGCACACGCTGCTGGCGCGCCTGATGGGCGTGGAGCTCGTCGAAGGCCGCGACCTCTACTGCTCGGGCGGCCGCGTCTGGATGCGCACCACGGCGGGACCCCAGCGGGTCGACGTCATCTACCGGCGCGTCGACGACGAGTTCCTCGACCCGCTGCAGTTCCGCGCCGACTCCGTGCTCGGCTCCCCGGGGCTCCTGATGGCCGCCCGGCTCGGCACGGTCACGATCGCGAATGCGGTCGGGAACGGCGTCGCCGACGACAAGCTCGTCTACACGTATCTCCCCGACCTGATCCGCTACTACCTCGGGGAGGAGGCGCTCCTGCCCAACGTCGACACCTGGCGGCTCGAGGATCCGGGCGCGCTCGAGGAGGTGCTCGACCGCCTCGACGAGCTCGTCGTGAAGCCCGTCGACGGCTCCGGGGGCAAGGGGCTGGTCGTCGGACCGGCCGCCTCGAAGCGGGAGCTCGACGACCTGCGCAGCCGCCTCCGGGAGGACCCGCGCGGCTGGATCGCGCAGCCCGTGGTCCAGCTCTCCACGATCCCGACCCTCGTCGACGACGGGCTCCGCCCTCGGCACGCCGATCTCCGCCCCTTCGCCGTGAACGACGGCGACGACATCTGGGTGCTGCCCGGCGGTCTCACCCGCGTGGCGCTTCCCGAGGGGCAGCTCGTCGTCAACTCCAGCCAGGGCGGCGGATCGAAGGACACCTGGGTCGTCGGCGTCGACGCCGGCACCTGGGTCGCGACGCAGGGGGTCGGGATGCTCGTGGGCGAGCAGGCGACTCCGACCGCGTCCATCCCGATCATCGCCGCGGACCACGTGCCCGACCAGTCCCCGCAGGACGACCCCCAGCAGGATCAGCAGTCGCAGCAGCAGCAGGCGCAGCTCCCGGGGCCGCACCAGTGGCGGAGCGAACAGGAACAGCAACAACAGCAGCACCAGCGACGGGGCCCCGAGGGGCCGGAGGAGAGCCCGAGCGCGTCGATCTCGCACGGGGAGAGGGAATCATGCTGA
- a CDS encoding GlsB/YeaQ/YmgE family stress response membrane protein: MGIISFLIFGLIAGVVAKLILPGKQVGGWFLTLIFGVIGAFLGGFIGSLIFKQDFATWSIANFLLSVVGAIIVLLIVGALTRRGSRA; the protein is encoded by the coding sequence ATGGGCATCATCTCCTTCCTCATCTTCGGCCTCATCGCCGGCGTCGTCGCCAAGCTCATCCTCCCCGGCAAGCAGGTCGGCGGCTGGTTCCTGACGCTGATCTTCGGCGTCATCGGCGCCTTCCTCGGCGGCTTCATCGGCAGCCTGATCTTCAAGCAGGACTTCGCCACGTGGAGCATCGCGAACTTCCTGCTCAGCGTCGTCGGCGCCATCATCGTCCTGCTCATCGTCGGCGCCCTCACGCGCCGCGGGAGCCGCGCGTAG
- a CDS encoding SDR family NAD(P)-dependent oxidoreductase: protein MTRLTTPFGATTTAREVLEGVDLTGKRAVVTGGASGIGLETARALAGAGAEVTLGVRTLEQGERAAADIRATTGSDRVLVSYLDLSDRPTLRAFGERWSGPLDMLINNAGIMATPLTRTPGGYELQFANNHLGHLALAIALHDALAAADGARIVALSSTGHLRSDVDYDDLMFERREYDPWVAYGQSKTANVLFAVEAARLWAADGITANAVHPGGIMTNLQRHMPEQEIRDRGWVDAEGKPNPAFKTPEQGASTSVVVAASPLTAGVTGRYFEDANEALPFDPETPMRGVKEYALDQESAERLWQVSLDLLV, encoded by the coding sequence ATGACACGTCTGACCACGCCCTTCGGGGCGACCACCACCGCCCGAGAGGTTCTCGAGGGCGTCGACCTGACGGGCAAGCGCGCCGTCGTCACGGGCGGCGCCTCCGGCATCGGCCTCGAGACGGCCCGGGCGCTCGCCGGGGCCGGAGCCGAGGTCACGCTGGGCGTCCGCACCCTCGAGCAGGGCGAGCGGGCCGCGGCGGACATCCGCGCGACCACGGGCTCCGACCGGGTCCTCGTCTCCTACCTCGACCTCTCCGACCGGCCGACCCTGAGGGCCTTCGGGGAGCGCTGGTCGGGTCCGCTCGACATGCTGATCAACAACGCCGGGATCATGGCGACGCCGCTCACCAGGACGCCCGGGGGCTACGAGCTCCAGTTCGCCAACAACCACCTCGGCCACCTCGCCCTCGCCATCGCCCTGCACGACGCGCTCGCGGCGGCCGACGGGGCTCGCATCGTGGCGCTCTCGTCGACCGGGCACCTCCGCTCCGACGTCGACTACGACGACCTGATGTTCGAGCGGCGCGAGTACGACCCGTGGGTGGCCTACGGCCAGTCGAAGACCGCCAACGTCCTGTTCGCGGTCGAGGCGGCACGGCTCTGGGCGGCGGACGGCATCACGGCCAACGCCGTCCACCCGGGCGGCATCATGACCAACCTGCAGCGGCACATGCCCGAGCAGGAGATCCGCGACCGGGGCTGGGTCGACGCCGAGGGCAAGCCCAACCCGGCGTTCAAGACGCCGGAGCAGGGCGCGTCGACATCGGTCGTCGTGGCGGCCTCGCCGCTGACCGCAGGAGTCACGGGTCGCTACTTCGAGGACGCGAACGAAGCACTGCCCTTCGACCCCGAGACGCCGATGCGCGGTGTGAAGGAGTACGCGCTCGACCAGGAGTCGGCCGAGCGGCTCTGGCAGGTCTCGCTCGACCTGCTCGTCTGA